In the Rickettsiales bacterium genome, GAACGCAAAAATCTTGATAGGGTTTTCTTCCACTGCACGCCTGCTTTTATTTGATCAATCGTTGAATTATAAGAAACACCTTTAGAGGTAATAAATTTCTTAAAGCCTCCTTTTTCAATCCCGTTTTTCATTTCTAAATCAGAGATTGCTTTATCAAGCTCATCTTGCGTAATTTCAATCCCTTTAGATTTAGCCTCTTGGTTTTGCAGGGTTTCATTAATTAAAACTTCAACCGCTTCTTTAGTAACTTTCTCACGAACTTCATTATTGTTAGGCATTCCGGCGGAATTAATAATTAAATTAACCCTATCTTTTAGCTGAATATTTGAAATTGATTCACCATTCACAACCGCAATCACCTTGTAAGATAAAGAAAATGCAAGGCTAGGAATTAAAAATGTTAAAAATAAAATTGTTAGTAATCTCATAGAAATTTATTAAATATTTTTAAGTAATTAATAAATTAAGTTCCAAGATTTGCAAAGTTTAATTGTAATAAAATTTCAGTTGAAGGTTCAATATCTCTATCTCTAGTTAAATCCCTGTTTACGCTTAGTGTAGTTGTTACACAATCATGGGTATAACTAAGGCCACTACCAATATTTACCCAGCCTGCCTGTGTATCATTATCCATATTTCTTCTAGCATTGGTTAATATAGACCAATTATTATCAATCGCATAAGATGCATTGCCATAAACTTCTTGTCTATCTCTATCAAACACAGAATTATCAACGAATGTGTAACCTATACCTAAAATTACTGGCTGATAGTTTATATCAATTCCAGCTTCATTTCTTTTGAACTTAAAATTATCTTTATCTAATCTAAACCTGTAATTAGTAAAAATATGTTTATTATTATAAATGCTTACCCTACCTACATAATCAGAAAAATTATCAGCTAAACCTGATTGCAAACCGAGTGTTGTTTTATTAGTAGTTGCCCTATAATTTTGACCAACTAAAACTGAGACATCACCAAAGTCTTCACCTGAGATAACGCTTCTTAAACCATAATTAACCCTCGCACCGCTTTCTAAAATATCTAAGCCAGAAATATGGTGTTCTTGAAATAAGTTATAATCTTGAAGCTCAACGCCTTGGCTATCTTCATTTGGAATTCTGCTATCATTGATACCATTTGGTGAAACTATACCCATCACTATTGGAGAGAATATTAGATTATAATTTGAAAATTGATTGATAAAAGGATATTCCCAAGTAAGTGAAGTTTCAGGCACAATTCTATAAATCCCCCCCTGATATTCAACATTGTTTGCCTGCAGAACTTCATCAACATTATAATAATCTGCTCTTGCAGTTGTATCTAATGTAAATAACTGCCCATTTGATAAAGTATGAGATGCGTTATAAGAGGTTTTACCAACAATCCTTGTGCTTTGTGCCCCTCTTGAACGCCTTAAAACCATTGAATTTACATCAAGATTCAGCTTTTGATTATATTCATCATCAATTTTATAAGTTTTTCCAGCTTCAATAATTGGTAGAACGAAAGGCGTTATATCAGGGTCATCAGTAACCCTTAAACCTTGGAATGAAAGGGTTTTTGCAACAAAATATTTTCTATCTTCATCTTTGAATCTCTCAAGCCTTGCCTCACTGGTTAGCCAATCTTGAAAATCAATATTATATCTTCTGAGGTAAGTATCATCAGTGGAACGCCTTGCATCAAATAAAAATTCCCAATCATCTTCAAATTGATAATTACCAAAACCAAAAACATGCCCCCTAAAACCTTTTTCTTGAGTTCTAACTGGTGATGATAAATCATCAGGGCCATCAGTATATATTCCGCCAACATCAAGTTGATAATAACCATCATAAAGCAAATGCCTCATTTGCGTTTGAAGCATTAGGCCATCAAATGTCATATATCTAGGCCTTAAAGTAAAATCCATATTTTGCTTTGGCTGATAATAGTATGGAACTTCTAAAAATGTTCCAAATATACCTGATGAACCAAATGAAGGCGTTAAAAATCCACTTTTACTTTTTGCAAAAGGTGTTGGGTGAGATAAATATGGCGTATATCCAAATGGCCTATTTAATATATCCATATAGGCATCTTTGTAATATACCTTGCCATCATCTTCATCATAAACAATATTTTTTGAACGAACTCGCCATAAATATTTGCCATCACATGGCTTGCAAGGGGAATAGAAAGAATCAGTAAGTTGATATTTTTTCTCACCTAAAATTTTTACTTTTTTTGATTTTAATATTGAGCCATCTTCCAATTTTCCCTCAACATCTTTAAGAACTCCCCTTGTAAATTTATCATTGGTTACAAGCTCAGATGCCTTAAAATTAGTGCCTTGTGCACTGGTGAAAACTACTCCAGTTTCAGCACTAATCATTTCAGTTTTTCTATCGTAGACAATTTTTTCTGCTTTTAATTGCTTATCTTGATATCTTATATCAACTTTATCAGTTGCCGTTAAAACTTTACTATTAACATCATAATATAAATTTCCAGCTTCTAGGCTTGCTTTTGGCTCAGGTTTTTTAACTTTTTTAATGATTTCAGTTTTTGGCTTTTCTTGCGATTTAGAATAATCCAGTTTAGCAGACGATACAGAAGTAGAGGCGAATAATATCGCCAATGAAAATACTACAGCAAAATTTTTATTATAATTTCTCAATTTATTTTTTTTTGTTAAAACCCCTCTCCCCCCCGGCAGAATGTTATTTAAGAGCAAAATCCTAACACATATAACCTAACGCCCTACACCTAACCATCTTCATAGTGAAGCACTAGCCCCAAGCCAATTAGCAAAGTAATAATTATTGGCGACCAACCTGCAACAAAAACTGGTAATGAACCTGATAAACCTAGCGAATAAATTAAATTTGTTACAAAATAAATCACAAAACCAATTAACAAAGCAAGCGTTATTGAATAACCCGTTTGAGAATGCCTTGCGGTTTTTAAGCAGAATATCGCACCAATCAAAACCATTGAGGCATAAAAAATTGGTGATGAAAGCAATTTATATAAATGCATTAAATGTCCAAAATAAAAGAAGCCACTATCAGATAATTTTTTGATAAATTTTGGCAATTTCCAAAATGAAATTGACTCAGGAACATCAAAGCTTTTTTGAATGTCAGAAAAATTTACATTTGTTGGTATTTCCAAAACTTGATAATTATAAGAAGTATTTTTCTTATCATAAAATATTGCATTATTAATTTTCCACTTACCTTTTTCTAAATTAGCATTTGGTGCTTTGATAAAAAAAGAATATTTGTTCTTTTTATTATAAGCATAAATATTTACATTATTTAATTTCATAACATTGCTATTACTAGCATTTTCAGCATGAATTATAATATCATATTTCTTACTACCTCTTTTATATGATTGCTTTATCCAAAGCCCAGACTCTGAAAATAACATTGGGTTTTCAGAGTTAGTTTCAAAATATTTTTTTTCTAATTTTTCATGAATGGAATAAAGATAAGAAGACACTGGATTTATAAGGGTTGAAACAATAACACCCATTAAAAAGGCCGTTAGAACTGCCGGCATTAGAAACTCCCAAACCGAAACCCCTGCGGATCTTATAATTACAAGCTCGCTTCTTTTACTCATTGCATTAAATGAAAGAACGGAAGTTATAAGAATAATAAAGGGCATCACGGTTTGAAGTAAATTTGGCATTTTCAAAATAACCATTTGAAAAATAACAAAAGTTGGGATAGTTCTATTCGCAGATTTTCTAAGCAACTCCGCCCCATCAACCATAAAAATTAGAACACTAAAAATCGCCAATATAGTAAAAAAGAAAAACAGAAAATTTCTAACTATATAAGTATATAATGTTAGTGGGAATATCATAAAAAAATAAATTATAGCATCTTGTAATAGAATAATATGCAATTATATAAAATCTATAAAAACATAACCAGAAAGGAGTTTTATGAGTAAAATTATTGGAATAGACCTTGGAACAACAAATTCTTGTATTGCCATAATGGATGGTAAAGACCCTAAAGTGCTTGAAAACGCTGAAGGTAGAAGAACCACCCCTTCAATTGTAGGCTTTACAGATAATGAAGAAATTTTAGTTGGCGAGCCAGCTAAACGCCAAATGGTTACTAATGGCAAAGGCACAATTTACGCAGTTAAAAGACTAATTGGCAGAAGGTTTGATTCTCCAACCACTAACAATATGAAAAAACTTGTTCCTTATGATATCGTTGGGGCTGATAACGGCGATGCTTGGGTTGAAGTTAAGGGCAAAAAATATTCTCCATCAGCAATTTCCGCATATACACTTCAAAAAATGAAGGAAACAGCCGAAGCTTTCCTTGGTGAAAAAGTTGAAAAAGCGGTTATCACCGTTCCCGCCTATTTCAATGACGCTCAACGACAAGCAACTAAAGATGCTGGTAGAATTGCAGGGCTTGAAGTTCTTAGAATTATCAATGAACCAACGGCGGCCGCACTTGCTTATGGCTTGGATAAAAAAGAAGCAAAAACTATTGCAGTTTATGATTTAGGCGGTGGCACATTTGATATTTCAGTTCTAGAACTTGGCGATGGCGTGTTTGAGGTTAAATCTACTAATGGCGATACCTTCCTCGGTGGTGAAGATTTTGACTTAAGAATCCAAGATTTTTTAGCTAATGAATTCCAAAAAGATAATGGAATTGACCTCCGAAAAGATCCTCTAGCCCTCACAAGGCTTAAAGAAGCTGCTGAAAAAGCGAAAATCGAACTTTCTTCTTCGCAAGAAACTGAAATCAACCTTCCTTACATCACAGCTGATGCAACTGGGCCTAAGCACTTAAAAGTTAAAATGACAAGAGCTCAACTTGAAAAATTAGTTGATGACCTAATTGAAAAAACTATTGAGCCTTGCAAAAATGCTATCAAAGATGCTGGTGTTTCAGTTAGCGATATTGATGAAGTTGTTCTTGTAGGCGGTATGACAAGAATGCCGAAAGTTATCCAAAAAGTTAAAGAATTCTTTGGTAAAGAGCCTCACAGGGGCGTAAACCCTGATGAAGTAGTTGCAATAGGTGCGGCTATCCAAGCTGGCGTTTTACAAGGCGATGTGAAAGATGTTCTTCTGCTTGATGTAACCCCACTTTCTCTTGGAATTGAAACAATGGGCGGGGTTTTCACAAGGCTGATTGATAGAAACACAACTATACCAACTCGCAAATCTCAAATTTTCTCAACCGCGGAAGATAACCAAACTGCTGTTACAATTAGGGTTTATCAAGGTGAGCGAGAAATTGCCGCACAAAATAAGTTCCTTGGGCAGTTCAACCTTGAAAATATTCCACCTGCTCCGCGTGGCGTTCCGCAAGTGGAAGTTACTTTTGATATCGATGCAAACGGAATTGTTAATGTTTCCGCGAAAGATAAAGCGACCAATAAAGAGCAGAAAATTACAATTCAAGCATCAAGTGGCTTAACTGAAGCTGAAATCCAAAAAATGATTAAAGAAGCTGAAGCAAATGCAGAAGCCGATAAAAAACGCAAAGAAATAATTGAGGAGAAAAACAAAGCAGATAGCTTAATTTACAGCACGGAAAAGAGCTTGAAAGAATTTTCTGATAAAATTTCAGAAGCAGATAAAAAAGCAATAGAGCAAGCTTTGGCGGATCTCAAAAAATCTGTTGAGGGTGAAGATGCAACTGAAATCAAACAGAAAATTGCAAATCTGCAAACTGCATCAACTAAAATTGGTGAAGCTATGTATGCAAATTCTCAACAAGGCGGTGAAGCTGGTGATGCCTCAAGCAATAACGCTAACAATGAAGGCGTTGTTGATGCTGAATATGAAGAAGTTGACGACAGCAAGAAAAAATCAGCTTAATAAACTTCAAAGGCAAAAAGCACCTATAAACAATATAAAGCCCCTGATTTTAGGGGCTTTTTTTTATATAAAAAATAGATTTTTCTTTAGGAAAATAGAAAGGAAATAAATATTCAAAAATGGTGGGCCTGAGAGGACTTGAACCTCTGACCCCCGCCTTATCAGAGCGGTGCTCTAACCAACTGAGCTACAGACCCATTATAACAAATTCAAATCGTATGGGCTTATAGTTAAACAATTTTCTAGTGTCAACCAAATTATAACACTTGCAAAAAAACTAACTAAATGGCAATAAAATAACAAAAAATTTATACTATGCAATTTGACGAAAACTCAATTTATATAATATCCGCTTATTTCTTCGCTTTTTTTATTCTTGGATTGCTTTTTATAAGCACTTATATTTCTTACAAAAAATCAAAATCATATAAGAAAAATGAAGCCAAAGCATAAAAGATTATTAAATATCAGTATATTATTTACGCTTGTTGCTTTAGGCGTATTTTTGCTAGTGCAGAATTTTAGAGATAATTTAATCTATTTTTATTCCCCATCAGATTTGGCAAAATCCGTTCAGAATGAACCAAAAAAATTTGAGGAATTACTCAAAAAAAACAAAATTAGAGTAGGTGGAATGATTAAAAAATCCTCTCTAAAGAAATTGGGTTCTAGCAAATTTATCTTCAAGGCAACAGATTTTGAAAATGATATAAAAATTTATTATCAAGGAATTTTGCCCCCTATGTTTAGAGAAGGCCAAGGAATTGTTGCCGAAGGTAAATTGCAAGAATTTGATAAAAAGAAATTTTTATTCAAATTTAAGGCAGAAAAATTAATTACAAAGCACGATGAAAAATATATGCCACCTGAACTCAAAAAAATAAAAAATGGTAAATAATGCAACATTAAATATCAATTTGAACAATCTCAAAAATAATTATCTTGAGTTAAAAAATATTGCAAAAAATTCTATAACTGCTGCGGTTATCAAAGCGAATGCCTATGGCTTAGGGGTTTTAGAAATATCAAAAAAACTATATGAGATAGGCTGCAAATATTTTTTTGTTGCAACTTTAGATGAGGGTATTGAAGCAAGAAATCACCTACCAAAAGATGCAAAAATATATGTTTTTAATGGAATTTTTGAAGGTGAAGAAAAGGAATTTTACCATCATAATCTAATACCAATTTTGAATGATTTTTATCAGTTAGAAATTTGGGCAAATTACACTCAAAAAGCCTTACAAAAGTTAAATGCCGCTCTGCATTTTGATACTGGAATGAATAGGCTTGGTTTTAATTTTTATGAGGCTGAATCTATTTCAAAAAACTCTTATATTTCTTCTCTGAGTATAGATTTTATTATGAGTCATTTGGCTTGTGCCTCGGATAAAAATCACTCGCTAAACCAAACACAACTTGAAAGATTTTTGCAGATTAAAAAAATTTTTCCTACGCAAAAATTTTCTTTAGCAAATTCTGGCGGAGTTATAAACGGAGAGGATTTTCACTTTGATATAACCCGCCCTGGATATAATTTATATTCAAAAAATGTAGTTACACTTAAGGCAAAAATTATACAAATTCGTGAAATTTTAGAAGATAGTTTTGTTGGCTATAATGCGACCCATAAAATTTCAAAAGGTTCAAAAATAGCAGTTATTCCGATTGGTTACGCTGATGGTTACACAAGAATTTTATCAAATAATTTTTATGGAATGATTGGCGATTATAAAGTTCCTCAAATTGGAATAATCTCAATGGATTCTTCAATTTTTGATGTTTCAAATGTGCCAGAAAATATCTTGCAAAAATATAACGAAATTGTGTTACTAAACGATAAAATTAGCGTTTGCGAGATGGCTTCTAAAGCTCAAACCATAGGATATGAAATTCTTACAAAACTTGGGAGAAGGATAGAAAAAACTTATGTGAGCTAACATTAAATCTATTTATTAATCTCATCATTCAAAACATTAGAAGCATAAAAACTTACAACTTTTCTTGGGGCGATAACTGCTTCTTTCTTAGTTTTTGGGTTCCTTCCAACCCTTGCTCGTTTGCTATTTACAACAAAAGAGCCGAAGGAAGATATTTTAAGCTCCTCAGAAGCCTCAATAGATTTGCACATTTCTTCAACAAGCGAATCAACAATTTCAACCGATTCAGAAAATGAAAAACCTAATGTTCTTTGCACTGACTCTGCAATATTTGAGCGTGTAAGCGTGTTGGCCATAAAAATTATCTTTTAAAATTAAAGGGCAAACCCTCAAAAATATTTTTAATCTTACCTTTCAATTTATGGAATTTCATTAATCCGTCAATAGACTTTTTGATATAATTTCTTGTTTTTATTAGATTTTCTGAATTATCACTCATTGAATACAGCATAGATTTTAGATAAATACCGCTAAAACTGGCTCTTTTAGTATAAAAAGAGAAATCTGTTGCATTATCACCCATCAAACGCCAAGCCTTATCAGAAAATTCAAAAACCCCCTTCCCTGCCGTCAAAGCCAAGTTCGGCATAACACAATTTGAAATGAATTTTTTCAAAGATTCTAAATTTTTTAGCTTTTTGTGATAGGTGAAAATTTTTTGGAAAATAATTTCTTCCGCTTTTTCAGATGTTTTAAGGCTATTTTTTATAATTATCTCTTCCGCAGATTTTAATGCCTCAACATTGCAAGATTGTCCAAATTCATAAGTAAAACCTTCAATTCCAGCAGGGTAAAGTATTTTTGCATAATCTTTTGTAAAACTACAATTTTCACAAGCTTTTTCTAAAGTGGAAAAATTCCAATTTTCAAAAGGCAATAGCTCAATAAATTTTTGTATTACTACTTCTTTTTCCTGTTCCATAAAGAATTATAAAATATAAATAAACCCAACAAAAGACTTGGAATACATAGAATCATACCCATTGTTAGCCAATTACCATATAAAAAGCCGAGTTGCAAATCAGGATCTCTATAATTTTCGCAGATTGCCCTGAATATTGAATATAAAATTAAGAACAAAGCAGAGCATAAACCAGTTAAATTTAATAAATATTTTTGTGAAGATTTAGGCTTAAATTTTGCCACAAAAAATAAAATAATTAGGATTAATAACCCCTCAGAAAATGCCTCATAGAACTGGCTTGGATGACGCAAAAAAGGCTCAGATTTATAATAAACACCCCAATACAATTCGCTATCTTCAATAAACCTGCCTCGCAATTCATTGTTAATATAATTGGCAATTCTCCCTAAGAAAATTCCAATTGGAGCAACACACGCGACTAAATCTGTTACTTGCAGGTAAGGCAATTTATATTTTCTTGCATATAAATATGTTCCAATAATTACACCGATTAAACCGCCGTGAAAACTCATTCCGCCATTCCAAATTTGCAAGGCTTCTAATGGGTTTTCAATGTAATATTCAAAATTGTAAAAGAAAACATAACCAACCCTGCCACCTATAATGATACTTAGAATTATCCACATTGGCAAATTATCAAGAACCTCAGTTTTTATAGGATTTTCAAGGAATTTACGATTGAGATATTTCGCATACCACCATCCAAATAAAACCCCAAAAAGATAGGCTAGGCTATACCATTTTATTTGAAAAAACCCTAAATCTAAGGCAACTGGATCAATCTTTTTATAGCTAAAATTATATTTTGGAACATCTAATGATTCCATTTCCTCAAGAAACCCCTCTAAAATCTGAGAATTTTCCAAGTTTTTTTTATATTCTTCACGATTTTTTTCTATTTCTTTATCGCTATGAGCAAAACTCAAGCCTTCAAAAAAAAAGAGGGAAGCAAAACCCAAAAAAACAATTAAAAAAACTTTATTTAATAAGAATAATCTTGCCATTAAAACAATTTTGTTCAATTTAGAAATCTAAACCAATCTTTAACTACATATGAAAGAAAATGTAAAAAGTTTTTTTGAAGATATTTCAAAACTTTCAGGAAATGTTGCTGGCGTCGCTTTTGAAGCTGGTAAAAATATTAATGAAAAAGTTAAGGATACCCTTAAGCATCTTCTTGCTGAGCTTGATGTTGTAACCCATGAAGAATTTGAAATTGTTCGCAAAATGGCTGAAAAAGCCCGTGAGGAAAATGAAATTCTCAAAGCGAGAATTGAAAAACTAGAATCTGTAAACTAGAAAAAGTGAGATTAGAAAATAAAAAAATATTATTAGTTGGTTGCGGCAAGATGGGCTCTGCTTTGCTTAATGGCTGGGTAAAAAATGGCATTTCCCAAAAAAACATTTATGTAATTGATCCATATTTACCAAAAAATTTTAATGAAAATGTTTTTAGTAATGTTGAAGAATTAAGAAAAAATAAAAGCTTATTAAGCTCCAATTTTTTTCTAGATTTTGATATTTGTATATTTGCAATCAAGCCTCAAAGTTTTGAGGAAGTTTTACCGACATATCATCTGGTAGAAAAAACTCTTATAATCTCAATCGCGGCAGGTGTAAGTATAAATAAAATTAGTAACCTTGCGAAGTTTGAAACATCAAACCGAAAAATTGTAAGGGTAATGCCGAATTTACCAGCTTCAGTTGGTGCAGGTGTTAACGCTTATTTTGCTAATAAAAATGTTACTGAAGATGATAGATATTTAATAGAAGATTTATTTTTTCCTACTGGCCTTACTTTTCAAGTTAATTCTGAAGATGAAATTGACAAAGTAACCGCTCTCTCTGGTAGTGGCCCAGCATATTTTTACTATTTTATTGAAGCGATGCAGGAAAAGGCAAAAAATCTTGGCTTTGAAGAAAATATTGCAAATGAAATCGCCAAGCAAACTGCCATAGGTGCTATAAAACTACTGGAGAGTAGTAGGCATTCTGCAAAACAGCTTCGTGAAGATGTAACAAGCCCAAAAGGCACAACCGAAGCAGGATTATCAGTGTTAATGAATGGTCAGTTGCAAAAAATTCTT is a window encoding:
- the lptD gene encoding LPS assembly protein LptD, with product MRNYNKNFAVVFSLAILFASTSVSSAKLDYSKSQEKPKTEIIKKVKKPEPKASLEAGNLYYDVNSKVLTATDKVDIRYQDKQLKAEKIVYDRKTEMISAETGVVFTSAQGTNFKASELVTNDKFTRGVLKDVEGKLEDGSILKSKKVKILGEKKYQLTDSFYSPCKPCDGKYLWRVRSKNIVYDEDDGKVYYKDAYMDILNRPFGYTPYLSHPTPFAKSKSGFLTPSFGSSGIFGTFLEVPYYYQPKQNMDFTLRPRYMTFDGLMLQTQMRHLLYDGYYQLDVGGIYTDGPDDLSSPVRTQEKGFRGHVFGFGNYQFEDDWEFLFDARRSTDDTYLRRYNIDFQDWLTSEARLERFKDEDRKYFVAKTLSFQGLRVTDDPDITPFVLPIIEAGKTYKIDDEYNQKLNLDVNSMVLRRSRGAQSTRIVGKTSYNASHTLSNGQLFTLDTTARADYYNVDEVLQANNVEYQGGIYRIVPETSLTWEYPFINQFSNYNLIFSPIVMGIVSPNGINDSRIPNEDSQGVELQDYNLFQEHHISGLDILESGARVNYGLRSVISGEDFGDVSVLVGQNYRATTNKTTLGLQSGLADNFSDYVGRVSIYNNKHIFTNYRFRLDKDNFKFKRNEAGIDINYQPVILGIGYTFVDNSVFDRDRQEVYGNASYAIDNNWSILTNARRNMDNDTQAGWVNIGSGLSYTHDCVTTTLSVNRDLTRDRDIEPSTEILLQLNFANLGT
- the lptG gene encoding LPS export ABC transporter permease LptG — its product is MIFPLTLYTYIVRNFLFFFFTILAIFSVLIFMVDGAELLRKSANRTIPTFVIFQMVILKMPNLLQTVMPFIILITSVLSFNAMSKRSELVIIRSAGVSVWEFLMPAVLTAFLMGVIVSTLINPVSSYLYSIHEKLEKKYFETNSENPMLFSESGLWIKQSYKRGSKKYDIIIHAENASNSNVMKLNNVNIYAYNKKNKYSFFIKAPNANLEKGKWKINNAIFYDKKNTSYNYQVLEIPTNVNFSDIQKSFDVPESISFWKLPKFIKKLSDSGFFYFGHLMHLYKLLSSPIFYASMVLIGAIFCLKTARHSQTGYSITLALLIGFVIYFVTNLIYSLGLSGSLPVFVAGWSPIIITLLIGLGLVLHYEDG
- the dnaK gene encoding molecular chaperone DnaK, giving the protein MSKIIGIDLGTTNSCIAIMDGKDPKVLENAEGRRTTPSIVGFTDNEEILVGEPAKRQMVTNGKGTIYAVKRLIGRRFDSPTTNNMKKLVPYDIVGADNGDAWVEVKGKKYSPSAISAYTLQKMKETAEAFLGEKVEKAVITVPAYFNDAQRQATKDAGRIAGLEVLRIINEPTAAALAYGLDKKEAKTIAVYDLGGGTFDISVLELGDGVFEVKSTNGDTFLGGEDFDLRIQDFLANEFQKDNGIDLRKDPLALTRLKEAAEKAKIELSSSQETEINLPYITADATGPKHLKVKMTRAQLEKLVDDLIEKTIEPCKNAIKDAGVSVSDIDEVVLVGGMTRMPKVIQKVKEFFGKEPHRGVNPDEVVAIGAAIQAGVLQGDVKDVLLLDVTPLSLGIETMGGVFTRLIDRNTTIPTRKSQIFSTAEDNQTAVTIRVYQGEREIAAQNKFLGQFNLENIPPAPRGVPQVEVTFDIDANGIVNVSAKDKATNKEQKITIQASSGLTEAEIQKMIKEAEANAEADKKRKEIIEEKNKADSLIYSTEKSLKEFSDKISEADKKAIEQALADLKKSVEGEDATEIKQKIANLQTASTKIGEAMYANSQQGGEAGDASSNNANNEGVVDAEYEEVDDSKKKSA
- the ccmE gene encoding cytochrome c maturation protein CcmE — its product is MKPKHKRLLNISILFTLVALGVFLLVQNFRDNLIYFYSPSDLAKSVQNEPKKFEELLKKNKIRVGGMIKKSSLKKLGSSKFIFKATDFENDIKIYYQGILPPMFREGQGIVAEGKLQEFDKKKFLFKFKAEKLITKHDEKYMPPELKKIKNGK
- the alr gene encoding alanine racemase — translated: MVNNATLNINLNNLKNNYLELKNIAKNSITAAVIKANAYGLGVLEISKKLYEIGCKYFFVATLDEGIEARNHLPKDAKIYVFNGIFEGEEKEFYHHNLIPILNDFYQLEIWANYTQKALQKLNAALHFDTGMNRLGFNFYEAESISKNSYISSLSIDFIMSHLACASDKNHSLNQTQLERFLQIKKIFPTQKFSLANSGGVINGEDFHFDITRPGYNLYSKNVVTLKAKIIQIREILEDSFVGYNATHKISKGSKIAVIPIGYADGYTRILSNNFYGMIGDYKVPQIGIISMDSSIFDVSNVPENILQKYNEIVLLNDKISVCEMASKAQTIGYEILTKLGRRIEKTYVS
- a CDS encoding integration host factor subunit alpha, encoding MANTLTRSNIAESVQRTLGFSFSESVEIVDSLVEEMCKSIEASEELKISSFGSFVVNSKRARVGRNPKTKKEAVIAPRKVVSFYASNVLNDEINK
- a CDS encoding COQ9 family protein; amino-acid sequence: MEQEKEVVIQKFIELLPFENWNFSTLEKACENCSFTKDYAKILYPAGIEGFTYEFGQSCNVEALKSAEEIIIKNSLKTSEKAEEIIFQKIFTYHKKLKNLESLKKFISNCVMPNLALTAGKGVFEFSDKAWRLMGDNATDFSFYTKRASFSGIYLKSMLYSMSDNSENLIKTRNYIKKSIDGLMKFHKLKGKIKNIFEGLPFNFKR
- the lgt gene encoding prolipoprotein diacylglyceryl transferase, which codes for MARLFLLNKVFLIVFLGFASLFFFEGLSFAHSDKEIEKNREEYKKNLENSQILEGFLEEMESLDVPKYNFSYKKIDPVALDLGFFQIKWYSLAYLFGVLFGWWYAKYLNRKFLENPIKTEVLDNLPMWIILSIIIGGRVGYVFFYNFEYYIENPLEALQIWNGGMSFHGGLIGVIIGTYLYARKYKLPYLQVTDLVACVAPIGIFLGRIANYINNELRGRFIEDSELYWGVYYKSEPFLRHPSQFYEAFSEGLLILIILFFVAKFKPKSSQKYLLNLTGLCSALFLILYSIFRAICENYRDPDLQLGFLYGNWLTMGMILCIPSLLLGLFIFYNSLWNRKKK
- a CDS encoding accessory factor UbiK family protein, translated to MKENVKSFFEDISKLSGNVAGVAFEAGKNINEKVKDTLKHLLAELDVVTHEEFEIVRKMAEKAREENEILKARIEKLESVN
- the proC gene encoding pyrroline-5-carboxylate reductase — its product is MRLENKKILLVGCGKMGSALLNGWVKNGISQKNIYVIDPYLPKNFNENVFSNVEELRKNKSLLSSNFFLDFDICIFAIKPQSFEEVLPTYHLVEKTLIISIAAGVSINKISNLAKFETSNRKIVRVMPNLPASVGAGVNAYFANKNVTEDDRYLIEDLFFPTGLTFQVNSEDEIDKVTALSGSGPAYFYYFIEAMQEKAKNLGFEENIANEIAKQTAIGAIKLLESSRHSAKQLREDVTSPKGTTEAGLSVLMNGQLQKILDETIDKAFIRAKELSNLS